In Misgurnus anguillicaudatus unplaced genomic scaffold, ASM2758022v2 HiC_scaffold_26, whole genome shotgun sequence, the following proteins share a genomic window:
- the LOC129445075 gene encoding P2X purinoceptor 7-like, producing MMENIGVQPYMFEPVSDDDEDEDFVPQPIVRRLDMNVSEWCTCGNCARMTLETELVCCREIPQVTRRMSQVPEEISCMTDHPGLEPVCLNLYSLQNAMNVYRADHGRLRLRGMERQCRYLAYRWFVSWCWGFLGRSVRVVIPSCVVLRIRREFPNAAGQYVGFRPPLD from the exons ATGATGGAAAATATAGGCGTTCAACCTTATATGTTTGAACCTGTCtcagatgatgatgaagatgaagatTTTGTACCACAACCAATTGTTAGGAGATTGGATATGAACGTTTCTGAATg GTGTACTTGTGGAAATTGTGCACGCATGACTCTCGAGACAGAACTTGTATGTTGCAGGGAAATACCACAG GTCACAAGAAGAATGAGCCAAGTTCCGGAAGAGATATCGTGCATGACAGACCATCCGGGCCTTGAACCTGTGTGCTTAAACTTATATTCTTTGCAAAATGCAATGAATGTTTATCGAGCTGACCATGGGCGTTTAAGACTCAGAGGGATGGAAAG GCAGTGCAGATATTTGGCCTACAGGTGGTTTGTTAGCTGGTGCTGGGGTTTCCTTGGACGTAGTGTACGTGTTGTCATTCCCTCATGTGTGGTGCTGCGCATACGAAGGGAGTTCCCTAATGCTGCAGGGCAATATGTCGGATTCAGACCCCCCCTTGACTGA
- the LOC129445072 gene encoding uncharacterized protein: protein MTEHGNKCYVPGCAGHVSTFHTLPTEKKCQQAWLMFIYNRIPEQFNHKLLICSDHFTADSFSNLGQYHAGFAQRLVLKKGAIPTIWQLQTLQSSTSQPLCTKDVGCQTDDPVVLSKGTQLSLTTLRPHLRSKGVQVTVPSQSVAVGTTTPTMPWPTMLPFTSTPVKDSRPAKRPRVELEEDQEMGDVSFAVTDPQDSTYDPAQSVTTETQSSQVSATSMPFHKDTKYIVFEKCLLSLFENCPICTRACNVHPRRRGTFIAIDQLCPHCDFFRQWRSQPVIGSTPVGNLQLSAAIYFSGASFLKMQKVFRAMYLKTHTYDAFRRHANTYLQPAIIHKWNEEQNLKLQYLTQHDSVILGGDMRADSPGHSAKYGSYTMMDLQTNNIVDIQLVQSNEVGGSYHMEKEGLRRSLNCLSESGVTLDCIVTDRHPQIQKFLKDRKIKHYYDVWHMAKGLSKKVEKISREKDCSLVKKWHKSIINHLYWSATSSASGPEKLAKWTSIINHIQDIHTHSDPAFPRCKHAQRLSKDRRKWFQPGSRALNRLQNVLINKRVLSDVEKLSPHYQTSTVESFHKVILHFAPKNVVFPFIGMLCRLYLAAMHFNENAVRPQLRTSKGKPVYKLLFPKAKKGGHTVKPVKTEPTFCYVTSLMDSVFEEAVCDPLPFLDAVQQIPVPPYLSAQHDRPSMEEAVAEHVSRFSQGGV from the exons ATGACAGAACATGGAAACAAATGTTATGTTCCAGGTTGTGCGGGGCATGTGAGCACTTTCCATACCCTTCCCACAGAAAAGAAGTGTCAACAGGCATGGTTGATGTTTATATACAACCGGATACCGGAGCAGTTTAAtcacaaattgttaatttgttCTGACCATTTTACCGCGGACAGTTTTTCGAACCTGGGACAATATCACGCAGGATTCGCCCAGCGTTTGGTACTAAAAAAGGGAGCAATTCCAACAATATGGCAATTACAAACCCTACAATCC AGTACATCACAGCCCCTGTGCACAAAAGATGTAGGCTGTCAAACAGATGATCCTGTGGTTTTATCTAAGGGAACACAGCTGTCTTTGACAACATTGAGGCCCCACCTTCGAAGCAAAG gcgTACAGGTGACAGTGCCATCTCAAAGTGTGGCGGTAGGCACCACAACTCCAACAATGCCATGGCCCACAATGCTGCCTTTTACATCGACACCAGTGAAGGATTCAAGGCCAGCCAAAAGACCCCGTGTTGAATTGGAGGAGGATCAGGAAATGGGGGATGTTTCCTTTGCTGTCACTGATCCACAAGATTCCACATATGATCCTGCACAGTCTGTTACAACTGAGACACAATCTTCACAGGTTTC tGCCACATCAATGCCATTCCATAAGGATACAAAGTATATTGTATTTGAAAAATGCCTCCTTAGCCTGTTCGAGAATTGTCCTATTTGTACCAGGGCTTGTAATGTCCACCCACGCAGAAGAGGGACCTTCATAGCCATTGACCAGCTGTGCCCTCACTGTGACTTTTTTAGGCAGTGGAGGAGTCAGCCTGTCATTGGCAGCACACCTGTGGGGAACCTTCAGTTGTCTGCTGCCATCTATTTTAGTGGAGCATCCTTTTTGAAGATGCAAAAG GTGTTTAGGGCGATGTACCTGAAAACGCATACATATGATGCTTTTAGAAGACATGCCAACACATACCTTCAACCTGCTATCATCCACAAGTGGAATGAAGAGCAAAATTTGAAGCTACAATACTTGACGCAGCACGACAGTGTCATTCTTGGTGGTGACATGCGAGCAGACTCGCCAG gaCATTCTGCGAAGTATGGGAGCTACACCATGATGGACTTGCAGACCAACAACATTGTAGACATACAGCTGGTACAG AGTAATGAGGTAGGGGGAAGCTACCACATGGAAAAGGAGGGCCTTAGACGAAGTTTGAATTGCCTATCAGAAAGCGGTGTAACGTTGGACTGCATTGTCACTGACCGTCACCCCCAAATACAAAAGTTCCTGAAGGATCGTAAAATCAAACACTATTATGACGTCTGGCATATGGCTAAAG GGTTGTCAAAGAAGGTGGAGAAAATTTCTAGAGAGAAAGACTGCAGTTTGGTGAAGAAGTGGCATAAGAGTATCATCAATCACCTGTACTGGTCTGCCACTAGCTCTGCTTCAGGACCAGAGAAGTTAGCCAAATGGACCTCTATCATCAACCACATTCAAGACATTCACACACATTCTGACCCAGCCTTCCCTaggtgtaaacatgcacaaagaTTGTCTAAGGACCGTAGAAAGTGGTTTCAACCAG GTTCAAGAGCACTAAATAGGCTACAGAATGTGCTGATTAACAAAAGAGTCCTTTCAGATGTGGAAAAGCTGAGCCCACATTACCAGACATCAACTGTAGAGTCATTTCACAAAGTCATCTTACACTTTGCACCCAAAAATGTTGTGTTCCCCTTCATCGGAATGCTATGCAG ATTATATCTTGCAGCAATGCACTTTAATGAGAATGCTGTACGGCCACAACTGAGAACATCTAAAGGGAAACCTGTGTACAAGCTTCTCTTTCCAAAGGCCAAAAAGGGAGGACATACTGTCAAACCCGTAAAGACAGAGCcaacatttt GCTATGTCACCAGCTTGATGGACAGTGTTTTTGAAGAGGCTGTCTGTGATCCCCTTCCATTTCTGGATGCCGTACAGCAGATTCCTGTGCCTCCGTACCTGTCTGCTCAGCATGACAGACCTTCCATGGAGGAAGCTGTTGCGGAGCATGTGTCACGTTTCAGTCAAGGGGGGGTCTGA